Proteins from a genomic interval of Mycobacterium conspicuum:
- a CDS encoding FAD-dependent oxidoreductase — translation MTSPDSGPVPQSRKPVLLTVDDDPSVSRAVARDLRRKYGEEHRIVRAESGHDALDTLKQLKLRGETVATLIADYRMPQMTGIEFLERAMDLYPLARRVLLTAYADSHAAIDAINVVDLDHYLLKPWDPPEEKLYPVIDELLDAWKQAPEHPIPHTKVIGHRWSARSWQVRDFLARNGLHYSWFMADEPDGERLLNAAGADHRRLPVVVTERGDPLVEPTDAELAAKLGLTTTPSQDFYDLIVVGGGPAGLAAAVYGASEGLRTVLIEHTATGGQAGQSSRIENYLGFPDGVSGGQLADRARRQAEKFGAELITARKATALEINGSKRTVRFADGGSVDAHAVILATGVSYRQLAAEGCTELTGCGVYYGAAVSIASDCEGEEVYVIGGANSAGQAAMYLSRTAKSVNIVVRAPSLEASMSYYLIQQIEANPKINVLTCTEVQRASGDGHLETLTLINNKTGDVEEVTCGRMFIFIGAAPRTDWLDGVLARDDHGFILTGPDLRNVCGWTLDRPPHHLETSIPGVFATGDVRATSAKRVAAAVGEGSMAVMLVHRYLAES, via the coding sequence ATGACTAGTCCTGATTCAGGTCCTGTTCCCCAGTCACGCAAACCCGTGTTGTTGACGGTCGACGACGATCCGTCCGTGTCCCGCGCGGTGGCCCGGGACCTGCGACGCAAATACGGCGAAGAGCACCGGATCGTGCGCGCGGAATCCGGCCACGACGCCCTGGACACCCTCAAGCAGCTCAAACTGCGCGGCGAAACGGTCGCCACCCTCATCGCCGATTACCGGATGCCGCAGATGACCGGCATCGAGTTCCTGGAACGGGCGATGGACCTGTACCCGCTGGCCCGACGGGTGCTGTTGACCGCCTACGCCGACAGCCACGCCGCCATCGACGCGATCAATGTCGTCGACCTCGACCACTACCTACTCAAGCCCTGGGATCCGCCGGAAGAGAAGCTCTATCCCGTCATCGACGAATTGTTGGACGCCTGGAAGCAGGCGCCCGAGCACCCCATCCCGCACACCAAGGTGATCGGGCACCGCTGGTCGGCCCGGTCCTGGCAGGTCCGCGACTTCCTGGCCCGCAATGGGCTGCATTACTCCTGGTTTATGGCCGACGAACCCGACGGTGAGCGGCTGCTCAACGCCGCCGGCGCCGACCACCGGCGGCTCCCGGTCGTCGTCACCGAACGCGGGGACCCGCTCGTCGAACCCACCGACGCCGAACTGGCCGCCAAGCTCGGCCTGACCACCACCCCGTCGCAGGATTTCTACGACCTGATCGTCGTCGGCGGCGGGCCGGCGGGCCTGGCCGCCGCGGTGTACGGCGCCTCCGAGGGGCTGCGCACCGTGCTCATCGAGCACACCGCGACGGGCGGTCAAGCCGGGCAGAGCTCACGCATCGAGAACTACCTGGGCTTCCCCGACGGGGTGTCGGGCGGACAGCTGGCCGACCGCGCCCGCCGACAGGCGGAGAAGTTCGGCGCCGAGCTGATCACCGCCCGCAAGGCAACCGCCCTCGAGATCAATGGATCCAAGCGCACGGTGCGGTTCGCCGACGGCGGCTCGGTCGACGCACACGCGGTCATCCTGGCCACCGGTGTTTCCTACCGCCAGCTGGCGGCCGAGGGCTGCACGGAGCTGACCGGCTGCGGCGTCTACTACGGGGCCGCGGTGTCCATCGCCTCGGACTGCGAGGGCGAAGAGGTCTACGTGATCGGCGGGGCGAATTCGGCCGGCCAGGCCGCGATGTACCTGTCGCGGACGGCCAAATCGGTCAATATTGTGGTGCGCGCGCCGTCGCTGGAGGCCTCGATGTCCTACTACCTCATCCAGCAGATCGAGGCGAACCCGAAGATCAACGTCCTGACCTGCACCGAGGTGCAGCGCGCCAGCGGCGACGGCCACCTGGAGACGCTGACCCTGATCAACAACAAAACCGGCGACGTCGAGGAGGTCACCTGCGGCCGGATGTTCATCTTCATCGGGGCCGCGCCGCGCACCGACTGGCTCGACGGGGTACTGGCCCGCGACGACCACGGCTTCATCCTCACCGGTCCGGACCTGCGCAACGTGTGCGGGTGGACGCTGGACCGCCCGCCGCATCACCTGGAAACCAGCATCCCGGGGGTGTTCGCCACCGGCGACGTCCGCGCGACGTCGGCAAAACGGGTCGCGGCCGCGGTGGGCGAAGGGTCGATGGCCGTCATGCTGGTCCACCGCTACCTCGCGGAATCATGA
- a CDS encoding LLM class F420-dependent oxidoreductase: protein MTSTKPNLGKFGSFGRGVTTQQAKEIEALGYGAVWVGGSPPAELAWVEPILEATTTLQVATGIVNIWTAAAKPVAESFHRIDKAYPGRFLLGIGVGHREVITEYRKPYDALVDYLKQLDDYGVPTERRVVAALGPRVLELSAQRSAGAHPYLTTPEHTARARQLIGPSAFLAPEHKAVLTTDAEKARTVGRRALDMYFNLANYRNSWKRLGFAEDEVTRPGSDRLVDAVVAYGTPEAIAARLKEHLDAGADHVPVQILTKDENLVSALAELAGPLGLTKA, encoded by the coding sequence ATGACTTCCACCAAACCCAATCTCGGCAAGTTCGGATCGTTTGGACGCGGCGTGACCACGCAGCAAGCCAAGGAAATCGAAGCCCTGGGCTACGGGGCCGTCTGGGTGGGCGGCTCACCGCCGGCCGAGCTGGCCTGGGTGGAGCCCATCCTGGAGGCGACGACTACCCTGCAGGTTGCCACGGGCATCGTCAACATCTGGACGGCGGCCGCCAAGCCGGTGGCCGAGTCGTTCCACCGGATCGACAAGGCCTACCCGGGCCGCTTCCTGTTGGGCATCGGCGTCGGCCACCGCGAGGTGATCACCGAATACCGCAAACCGTACGACGCGCTGGTGGACTACCTGAAGCAGCTCGACGACTACGGGGTGCCCACCGAGCGACGCGTCGTGGCGGCGCTGGGCCCGCGGGTTCTCGAGCTGTCCGCGCAGCGCAGCGCGGGCGCGCACCCCTACCTCACCACCCCCGAGCACACCGCCCGAGCCCGCCAGCTCATCGGACCGTCGGCGTTTCTGGCGCCCGAACACAAGGCGGTGCTGACCACCGACGCCGAGAAGGCACGCACGGTCGGGCGCCGCGCACTGGACATGTATTTCAACCTGGCCAATTACCGCAACAGCTGGAAGCGGCTGGGCTTCGCCGAGGACGAGGTCACCCGCCCGGGCAGCGACCGGCTCGTCGATGCGGTGGTGGCCTACGGCACGCCCGAGGCGATCGCGGCGCGGCTCAAGGAGCACCTCGATGCCGGTGCCGACCACGTGCCGGTGCAGATCCTGACCAAAGACGAGAACCTGGTTTCGGCGCTGGCCGAGCTGGCCGGACCGCTCGGGCTGACTAAGGCCTAA
- a CDS encoding LLM class F420-dependent oxidoreductase yields the protein MTDAVSLKPKLGRFGAWLPTRSITPELTARIEALGYATIWIGGSPDADLAWVDPALAKTDSVQLATGIVNIWTAPARAVAESFQRIESAHPGRFLLGLGVGHREHTQEYAKPCDALVDYLDELDAAMVPTSRRVLAALGPRMLRLSAGRGAGAHPYLTTPEHTAKARELVGSSVFLAPEHKVVLTTDRDEARAIGRQYLEHYLSLSNYVNNFLRMGFTEDDVRRPGSDRLVDAVVAYGTPDEIARRLREHLDAGADHVAVQVLDGWPEDKLLQALRELAGPLLS from the coding sequence GTGACCGACGCTGTTTCCCTCAAACCCAAGCTGGGCCGATTCGGCGCGTGGCTGCCCACCCGCTCCATCACCCCCGAGTTGACCGCCCGGATCGAGGCGCTGGGTTACGCCACGATCTGGATCGGCGGGTCCCCCGACGCCGATCTGGCCTGGGTCGACCCCGCTCTGGCCAAGACGGATTCGGTGCAACTGGCCACCGGGATCGTCAACATCTGGACCGCGCCAGCCCGGGCGGTCGCGGAATCCTTTCAACGCATCGAAAGCGCCCACCCGGGACGATTCCTGCTCGGCCTCGGAGTCGGGCACCGCGAGCACACGCAGGAGTACGCCAAGCCCTGCGACGCGCTGGTCGACTACCTCGACGAACTCGACGCCGCCATGGTGCCGACCAGTCGCCGGGTACTGGCGGCGCTCGGTCCGCGGATGCTGCGGCTGTCCGCGGGGCGCGGCGCGGGTGCGCATCCGTATCTGACCACGCCCGAGCACACGGCGAAGGCCCGTGAGCTGGTGGGCAGTTCGGTGTTCCTGGCGCCGGAGCACAAGGTGGTGCTCACCACCGACCGCGACGAAGCCCGGGCGATCGGCCGTCAATACCTCGAGCACTACCTGAGCCTGAGCAACTACGTGAACAATTTTCTGCGCATGGGGTTCACCGAAGACGATGTACGCCGGCCCGGCAGCGACCGCCTGGTCGACGCGGTGGTTGCCTATGGCACGCCGGACGAGATTGCGCGGCGTCTCCGCGAGCACCTCGATGCTGGTGCCGACCATGTTGCGGTCCAGGTGCTGGACGGGTGGCCGGAGGACAAATTGCTGCAGGCTTTGCGAGAACTGGCCGGACCACTACTTAGCTAG
- a CDS encoding ATP-binding protein — translation MTTKVPCEPDELRTLFLFEALTDEQLAVLCSNGHIEHYQPGPICVEGEPATCFYVLIEGELTMSKLSGGQDIETNRTSQRGVYCGAWRAFTGGKQKSYDASVHVTKPSRFFVMDAPVFAQFMRDQFPMAVHLLDGIAVGTDRTRRIIDNREKLLALGRLSAGLTHQLNNPAAATARAAAELRGRVAGMRQKLAMLADGTFTSDALRALVRMQQEVVEQVAKSASQELSALEATDREDAVGEWLEEHGVEDAWDIAPTFVEGGIDTDWLERISAGVDELPSTSLAGAIHWFNYTVEIELLLNQIAEASKRISALVADAKQYSQMDRAPFQVVDVHDLLRSTLSMFADRLGKDAKAPNAITVVKDLDKSLPEIPCYPGDLNQVWTNIIDNALAAMGDEGGTLTIRTCREQETMARIEICDTGPGIPEDVRQHIFEPFFTTKPVGEGTGLGLDLAFNIVVKKHRGDLRVESVPGETRFIVLLPLETAPLVDDVVDDAVDDAAPEE, via the coding sequence ATGACCACCAAAGTGCCGTGTGAGCCCGACGAGCTGCGCACGCTGTTCCTGTTCGAGGCCCTGACCGACGAGCAGCTCGCGGTGCTGTGCAGCAACGGGCACATCGAGCACTACCAGCCGGGGCCGATCTGCGTCGAAGGCGAACCGGCGACGTGCTTCTACGTCCTGATCGAAGGGGAGCTGACGATGTCCAAGCTCTCCGGCGGCCAGGACATCGAAACCAACCGCACCTCGCAGCGCGGCGTGTATTGCGGTGCCTGGCGGGCGTTCACCGGCGGCAAGCAGAAAAGCTACGACGCCTCCGTGCACGTCACCAAGCCGTCGCGGTTCTTCGTGATGGACGCGCCGGTGTTCGCCCAGTTCATGCGCGACCAGTTCCCGATGGCGGTGCACCTGCTGGACGGCATCGCCGTCGGAACCGACCGGACCCGCCGCATCATCGACAATCGGGAGAAGCTGCTGGCATTGGGCCGGTTGTCGGCCGGGCTGACCCATCAGCTGAACAACCCGGCCGCGGCCACCGCGCGCGCCGCCGCCGAGTTGCGCGGGCGAGTCGCCGGGATGCGTCAGAAGCTTGCCATGCTCGCCGATGGCACCTTCACCTCCGACGCGTTACGCGCGTTGGTGCGAATGCAACAGGAGGTGGTCGAGCAGGTCGCCAAGTCCGCCTCGCAGGAGTTGAGCGCGCTCGAGGCCACCGATCGCGAGGACGCCGTCGGCGAGTGGCTGGAAGAGCACGGCGTCGAGGACGCCTGGGATATCGCACCGACGTTCGTCGAGGGCGGTATCGACACCGATTGGTTGGAACGGATCTCCGCCGGGGTTGACGAACTCCCGTCGACCTCGTTGGCGGGGGCCATCCACTGGTTCAACTACACCGTCGAGATCGAGCTGTTGCTGAACCAGATCGCCGAAGCGAGCAAACGCATTTCGGCGTTGGTAGCCGACGCCAAGCAGTATTCGCAGATGGACCGGGCCCCGTTCCAGGTGGTCGACGTGCACGACCTGCTGCGCAGCACGCTGTCCATGTTCGCCGACCGGCTGGGCAAAGACGCCAAAGCCCCGAACGCGATCACGGTGGTCAAGGATCTCGACAAATCCCTTCCCGAAATCCCTTGCTATCCAGGCGATCTCAACCAGGTGTGGACCAACATCATCGACAACGCGCTCGCCGCGATGGGCGACGAGGGCGGCACGCTGACCATCCGAACCTGCCGCGAGCAAGAGACGATGGCCCGGATCGAGATCTGCGACACCGGCCCGGGCATCCCGGAGGACGTGCGCCAGCACATCTTCGAGCCGTTCTTCACCACCAAGCCGGTCGGTGAGGGCACCGGGCTCGGACTGGATCTGGCGTTCAACATCGTCGTCAAGAAACATCGCGGGGATCTGCGAGTGGAATCCGTGCCGGGCGAAACGAGGTTCATCGTGCTGCTGCCGCTTGAAACGGCTCCCCTCGTCGACGATGTCGTGGATGACGCCGTGGATGACGCCGCACCCGAGGAATAG